From the Bacillota bacterium genome, one window contains:
- a CDS encoding TetR/AcrR family transcriptional regulator, translating into MTDTLMKADEEKRNRIINAAMREFASKGYDNASTEIIAQNAGISKGLLFHYFGTKKALFLFVFDYALEICRSQFLELVDMSETDVFARLR; encoded by the coding sequence ATGACTGACACGCTCATGAAGGCCGACGAAGAGAAACGGAACCGGATCATCAATGCCGCCATGAGAGAGTTCGCCTCGAAGGGGTACGACAACGCAAGTACGGAGATCATTGCCCAGAACGCAGGCATCTCCAAAGGGCTGCTGTTCCACTACTTCGGCACCAAGAAAGCTCTGTTCCTGTTCGTATTCGACTATGCGCTGGAGATCTGCAGAAGCCAGTTTCTGGAGCTAGTGGACATGAGCGAGACTGATGTCTTCGCAAGACTGCG
- a CDS encoding Uma2 family endonuclease — MERKLVTAQELAEMLQLSVETVWRYTRNGMIPCVRLSNRKYRYDPEEVFARLGLDAGGQPHGALVWETGPAYISDKVYTYQDYLKLPEDDGYQYEILDGVLIGEPPPVVHHQRVSRRLQRILEDYFAPIDPAGEVFNAPIGVSLSEINVLQPDLIYVPGDKSRIVEEKRINGAPHLIVEILSTYTRSKDRIKKRRVYERMGVPHYWIVDPRDETIEAYALEGSVYVLQASGCDGDLFVHPGFPGLSVDLAALWKRGGAVAKP, encoded by the coding sequence ATGGAGAGAAAGCTGGTGACCGCGCAGGAACTAGCCGAGATGCTTCAGCTGTCGGTGGAGACAGTCTGGCGCTACACCCGAAACGGCATGATCCCTTGTGTGCGGCTGTCCAACAGGAAGTACCGCTATGACCCCGAAGAGGTTTTCGCACGCCTTGGCCTGGACGCAGGCGGACAGCCGCACGGCGCTCTCGTGTGGGAGACCGGACCCGCATATATCTCCGACAAGGTGTACACCTATCAAGACTACCTCAAGCTGCCCGAAGACGACGGATATCAATATGAGATCCTCGACGGCGTTCTCATCGGAGAGCCGCCGCCAGTCGTCCATCACCAGAGGGTGTCGCGGCGATTGCAGCGCATCCTTGAAGACTACTTCGCCCCGATTGACCCTGCTGGCGAGGTGTTCAACGCGCCCATCGGAGTGAGCCTCTCGGAGATCAACGTATTGCAGCCGGATCTGATATACGTGCCTGGCGATAAGAGCCGCATCGTGGAAGAAAAGCGAATAAACGGCGCGCCTCATCTGATTGTGGAGATCCTCTCCACCTACACTCGCTCCAAGGATCGGATAAAAAAGCGCAGAGTGTACGAACGCATGGGCGTTCCGCACTACTGGATTGTGGATCCACGTGATGAGACAATCGAAGCTTACGCCTTGGAGGGGAGCGTCTATGTACTGCAAGCGTCCGGCTGCGACGGGGATCTCTTCGTTCATCCCGGATTTCCTGGCCTGAGCGTGGATCTGGCAGCCTTGTGGAAGCGAGGCGGGGCGGTGGCCAAACCATGA